One genomic window of Candidatus Rokuibacteriota bacterium includes the following:
- a CDS encoding Zn-dependent alcohol dehydrogenase — protein sequence MKAAVFHGPHQPLTIEEVDIDKPIGREVLVRVVASGVCHSDLHFVDGYYPFPAPAILGHEAAGIVEEVGLQVSEFKPGDHVIACLSVFCGHCDYCLTGRTHLCQTRPVRAKTDPPKLSWKGQPVNQFANLSAYAEKMLVHENALVKIDDTMPLDRAALIGCGVTTGVGAVLNTARIEAGSTVAVFGAGGVGLSAVQGARIAGARMIIAVDTVESKLATAKELGATHGVNAKSGDPVQAIRAMTNGGVDYSFECIGLKIAAEQCFDCIRPGGTATVVGMIPVGQKIELDGPMFLREKKIQGCSMGSNRFKVDMPRYIELYRQGRLKLDEMITRRGRLEDVNEFFRAMKAGEVARSVMMF from the coding sequence ATGAAAGCCGCCGTATTCCATGGTCCGCATCAGCCGCTGACGATCGAGGAAGTGGACATCGACAAGCCCATCGGCCGCGAGGTGCTGGTGCGTGTCGTCGCCTCGGGCGTCTGCCACAGCGACCTGCACTTCGTGGACGGCTATTACCCGTTCCCGGCGCCCGCCATCCTCGGCCACGAAGCGGCCGGCATCGTCGAGGAGGTCGGCCTTCAGGTCAGCGAGTTCAAGCCGGGCGACCACGTCATCGCTTGTCTCTCGGTCTTCTGCGGGCACTGCGATTACTGCCTCACCGGCAGGACACACCTCTGCCAGACTCGCCCAGTCCGCGCCAAGACGGATCCGCCCAAGCTTTCGTGGAAGGGCCAGCCGGTCAACCAGTTCGCCAACCTGTCCGCCTACGCGGAGAAGATGCTGGTGCACGAGAACGCGCTCGTGAAGATCGACGACACGATGCCGCTGGACCGCGCCGCGCTGATCGGCTGCGGCGTCACCACGGGCGTCGGCGCGGTGCTGAACACCGCGCGGATCGAGGCGGGATCGACGGTCGCCGTCTTCGGCGCCGGCGGCGTCGGACTCTCGGCGGTCCAGGGTGCGCGCATCGCCGGGGCGCGCATGATCATCGCCGTGGACACGGTCGAGTCCAAGTTGGCCACGGCGAAAGAGCTGGGCGCCACCCACGGAGTCAACGCCAAATCAGGCGATCCCGTCCAAGCTATCCGCGCGATGACGAACGGCGGCGTGGACTATTCGTTCGAGTGCATCGGCCTCAAGATCGCCGCCGAGCAGTGCTTCGACTGCATCCGGCCGGGCGGCACCGCCACGGTGGTGGGCATGATCCCGGTGGGGCAGAAGATCGAGCTCGACGGCCCCATGTTCCTCCGCGAGAAGAAGATCCAGGGGTGCAGCATGGGCTCCAACCGCTTCAAGGTGGACATGCCGCGTTATATCGAGCTGTACCGGCAGGGCCGCCTCAAGCTGGACGAGATGATCACGCGCCGGGGCCGGCTCGAAGACGTGAACGAGTTCTTCCGCGCCATGAAGGCGGGCGAGGTGGCGCGCTCCGTGATGATGTTCTAG
- a CDS encoding VOC family protein, translated as MEFQLRKIGHVVLNVSDLDASVRFYQEVLGLRVTDRYPDSMVPGGMVFLCVSGDHHGVALVGGGRKAEGDREATKAAGGSLNHFAFEVGSLDEVFHARAWLRKHGVPIVFEGRRRAGCQIAVEFTDPDGNNLEIYWNIDQIGTDGHVRPASQWRQARTLEDAVAHPVASFGVRS; from the coding sequence ATGGAATTCCAGCTTCGAAAGATCGGACACGTCGTGCTCAATGTCAGCGACCTCGACGCCTCGGTGCGCTTCTACCAAGAGGTGCTCGGCCTGCGCGTCACGGACCGCTATCCCGACAGCATGGTGCCCGGGGGCATGGTCTTTCTCTGCGTGAGCGGCGACCATCACGGGGTGGCGCTCGTGGGGGGCGGCAGGAAAGCCGAGGGCGACCGGGAGGCGACCAAGGCCGCAGGCGGCAGCCTCAACCACTTCGCCTTCGAGGTGGGATCCCTCGACGAGGTGTTCCACGCCCGCGCGTGGCTACGGAAGCATGGCGTGCCCATTGTCTTCGAGGGCCGGCGCCGCGCGGGCTGTCAGATCGCCGTGGAGTTCACGGACCCCGACGGCAATAACCTCGAGATCTACTGGAACATCGACCAGATCGGCACCGACGGCCACGTCCGCCCCGCGAGCCAGTGGCGCCAGGCGCGTACCCTCGAAGACGCCGTCGCCCATCCCGTAGCAAGCTTCGGGGTCAGGTCTTGA
- a CDS encoding glycosyltransferase family 39 protein codes for MEGPDDGPAASHAREEDRRARAAGGRDLKRGLTPRRAAAALAALLIASAIVFALPLGRRPLDNQDEARYSLLARKAVESGHWILPRVRGEVYLNKPPLYFWTVAVFALPWGVVTDANAPIASVASALAGLLAVFAIGRLLWGAPAGLAAALILATSPFYFFMAHQVLTDMMLTAWMSWALYFYLTACRAANPLRPILGFYLCVAGALASKGPAALMALVAVMAASLATDGFRGLKRLKLPLGLALIALTALPWLLPYLLQRERSYGQAVVMTDYLGWYFRSAVASRLEAVAGHLARFLPWGFFILPAALWWVRERDADRRRLLVWAATLVVLLSLSGEQRARYFLPLWPVFALLVADFFVGAAERARGVVTGAAVVYLILMMGVGAFALWGTASGSDAVFLPVASWERYVVAGALVAASALALLSLRVDHSGLAASAWIAMGLGIALAVTAHGYPPRFAKDHDYPGIARRIAPLLDPAQPLLAYPDANLAWDFYLRSPVSEVRSEGEATALIAAPPKARLLIRAEDWQRLKPQADAGWKVLDEGQVGRRRFVLLGS; via the coding sequence CTGGAAGGGCCAGATGATGGACCAGCCGCATCTCACGCGCGCGAAGAAGATCGCCGAGCGCGCGCGGCGGGCGGGCGTGATCTGAAGCGCGGTCTGACGCCGCGCCGCGCCGCCGCGGCCCTGGCGGCGCTCCTCATCGCGAGCGCCATCGTCTTCGCCCTGCCGCTCGGACGCCGCCCGCTCGACAACCAGGACGAGGCCCGCTACAGCCTGCTGGCGCGCAAGGCCGTCGAGAGCGGCCACTGGATCCTGCCCCGCGTCCGCGGCGAGGTCTACCTCAACAAGCCGCCGCTCTACTTCTGGACGGTCGCCGTCTTCGCGCTGCCTTGGGGTGTCGTCACCGACGCGAACGCGCCCATCGCCTCGGTCGCCTCGGCGCTGGCGGGCCTCCTCGCCGTCTTTGCCATCGGACGCCTGCTGTGGGGCGCGCCTGCGGGGCTCGCCGCCGCGCTCATTCTCGCCACGAGCCCTTTCTACTTCTTCATGGCGCACCAAGTCCTGACCGACATGATGCTCACGGCCTGGATGAGCTGGGCACTCTACTTCTATTTGACCGCCTGCCGCGCGGCGAATCCGCTCCGGCCGATCCTCGGCTTCTACCTCTGCGTTGCGGGCGCGCTCGCGAGCAAGGGGCCGGCCGCGCTCATGGCGCTCGTGGCCGTCATGGCGGCGAGCCTGGCCACGGACGGCTTCCGCGGGCTCAAGCGCCTGAAGCTGCCGCTGGGTCTCGCCCTCATCGCGCTGACGGCGCTGCCCTGGCTCCTGCCCTATCTCCTCCAGCGCGAGCGGAGCTACGGTCAGGCCGTGGTGATGACGGACTACCTCGGCTGGTACTTCAGGAGCGCTGTCGCCTCGCGGCTGGAGGCGGTGGCGGGGCACCTCGCGCGCTTCCTGCCGTGGGGCTTCTTCATCCTTCCCGCGGCATTGTGGTGGGTTCGCGAGCGCGACGCGGATCGGCGAAGACTGCTCGTCTGGGCAGCGACGCTGGTCGTGCTCCTGAGCCTCTCGGGAGAGCAGCGGGCCCGCTACTTCCTCCCGCTGTGGCCCGTCTTCGCGCTTCTGGTCGCCGACTTCTTCGTGGGCGCCGCCGAGCGGGCCCGGGGGGTGGTGACGGGGGCGGCCGTGGTCTATCTCATATTAATGATGGGGGTGGGCGCCTTCGCGCTCTGGGGCACCGCCTCGGGATCGGACGCGGTCTTCCTCCCGGTCGCCTCGTGGGAGCGCTATGTCGTGGCCGGGGCGCTCGTCGCCGCCTCAGCGCTCGCGCTGCTCAGCCTGCGGGTGGATCACAGCGGCCTGGCGGCGTCGGCCTGGATCGCGATGGGCCTCGGCATAGCGTTGGCCGTGACGGCGCACGGCTACCCGCCCCGTTTCGCCAAGGACCACGACTACCCCGGAATCGCCCGCCGCATCGCGCCTTTGCTCGACCCGGCGCAGCCGCTGCTGGCCTATCCCGACGCCAACCTCGCCTGGGATTTCTATCTGCGCAGTCCCGTGAGCGAGGTGAGAAGCGAAGGCGAGGCCACGGCGCTCATCGCCGCCCCGCCCAAGGCGCGGCTTCTGATCCGCGCGGAAGACTGGCAGCGTCTCAAGCCCCAGGCCGACGCCGGCTGGAAGGTGCTCGACGAGGGGCAGGTAGGCCGCCGCCGCTTCGTGCTGCTGGGCAGCTAA
- a CDS encoding CoA ester lyase, translated as MRRSLHFVPGGQEKMIAKALTLPADGLILDLEDAVPPQQKSATRPIVRRWLETLDFGGRERWVRMNPIFTEHAVADLEETITARPDGYLVPKPRTADDVRRIAAQLERLEEKHGLPFGSTKLILIATETPQGLLNIGEITAASNRIVAISWGIEDLSAAMGLPRVRDDAGRYLDIPRHARVMCAVAASAAAVEALDTVYTDIHDLDGLRRECRDGVAMGFTGKMSIHPSQIEVINQEFTPSKAEALDALALIAAFEEHAKKGAGAFAWKGQMMDQPHLTRAKKIAERARRAGVI; from the coding sequence GTGCGCCGCTCGCTCCACTTCGTCCCCGGCGGCCAGGAGAAGATGATCGCCAAGGCGCTGACGCTCCCCGCCGACGGGCTCATCCTTGACCTTGAGGATGCCGTGCCGCCGCAGCAAAAGTCCGCCACGCGGCCCATCGTCCGCCGCTGGCTCGAGACGCTCGACTTCGGCGGTCGCGAGCGCTGGGTCAGGATGAATCCCATCTTCACTGAGCACGCCGTGGCCGACCTCGAGGAGACCATCACCGCCCGGCCGGACGGCTACCTCGTTCCCAAGCCGCGCACCGCTGATGACGTGAGGCGCATCGCGGCCCAGCTCGAGCGCCTCGAGGAAAAGCACGGGCTGCCGTTCGGGTCGACGAAGCTCATCCTGATCGCTACCGAGACGCCGCAGGGCCTGCTGAACATCGGCGAAATCACCGCTGCAAGTAATCGTATCGTCGCCATCTCCTGGGGAATCGAGGACCTGTCGGCGGCCATGGGACTGCCGCGCGTGCGCGACGACGCGGGGCGCTACCTGGACATCCCGCGCCACGCGCGCGTCATGTGCGCCGTTGCGGCTTCGGCCGCGGCAGTCGAAGCCCTCGACACCGTCTACACCGACATCCACGATCTGGACGGCCTCCGCCGCGAGTGCCGCGACGGCGTGGCGATGGGTTTTACTGGAAAGATGTCCATACACCCGAGCCAGATCGAGGTGATCAACCAGGAGTTCACGCCGTCCAAGGCCGAGGCTCTGGACGCGCTGGCCCTCATCGCGGCCTTCGAGGAGCACGCGAAGAAGGGCGCCGGCGCCTTCGCCTGGAAGGGCCAGATGATGGACCAGCCGCATCTCACGCGCGCGAAGAAGATCGCCGAGCGCGCGCGGCGGGCGGGCGTGATCTGA
- a CDS encoding MaoC family dehydratase: MAGKLFDELAVGQVFQHQPGRTVTEADNVFFSCLTMNPQPLHVDFHAAAKAEFGKPLVNSLFTLGVAVGLSVGDTTLGTTVGNLGFEKVEFPKPVFHGDTIYSETEVVEKRESKSHPEWGIVTFEHRAKNQHGDLVMRCRRAAMMRRTRG; encoded by the coding sequence ATGGCCGGCAAGCTCTTCGACGAATTGGCGGTCGGTCAGGTGTTCCAGCATCAGCCCGGCCGCACCGTCACCGAGGCCGACAACGTCTTTTTCTCGTGCCTCACCATGAACCCGCAGCCGCTCCACGTGGACTTCCACGCCGCGGCCAAGGCCGAGTTCGGCAAGCCGCTCGTCAACAGCCTCTTCACCTTGGGCGTGGCGGTGGGGCTGTCGGTGGGCGACACGACGCTCGGCACGACTGTGGGCAACCTCGGCTTCGAGAAGGTCGAGTTCCCCAAGCCCGTCTTTCACGGCGACACCATCTATTCGGAGACCGAGGTGGTCGAGAAGCGGGAGTCCAAATCTCACCCCGAATGGGGCATCGTCACCTTCGAGCATCGCGCGAAGAACCAGCATGGGGACTTGGTCATGCGCTGCCGGCGGGCGGCCATGATGCGCAGGACAAGAGGCTGA